One region of Triticum aestivum cultivar Chinese Spring chromosome 6B, IWGSC CS RefSeq v2.1, whole genome shotgun sequence genomic DNA includes:
- the LOC123138023 gene encoding ADP,ATP carrier protein 1, mitochondrial-like, whose product MADRANHPSVMQKFGGQFHLASSFSEGVRARNICPSVPSYERRFTTSSYMTQNLGISVPIMSSSPMFANAPPEKKGVKNFAIDFLMGGVSAAVSKTAAAPIERVKLLIQNQDEMIKAGRLSEPYKGIGDCFGRTIKDEGFGSLWRGNTANVIRYFPTQALNFAFKDYFKRMFNFKKDKDGYWKWFGGNLASGGAAGASSLFFVYSLDYARTRLANDAKASKGGGERQFNGLVDVYRKTLKSDGIAGLYRGFNISCVGIIVYRGLYFGLYDSLKPVLLTGTLQDNFFASFALGWLITNGAGLASYPIDTVRRRMMMTSGEAVKYKSSLDAFQQILKKEGAKSLFKGAGANILRAIAGAGVLSGYDQLQILFFGKKYGSGGA is encoded by the exons ATGGCGGACCGAGCTAACCACCCGTCTGTCATGCAGAAGTTTGGTGGACAGTTCCACCTTGCCTCCAGCTTCTCTGAGGGTGTTCGTGCTCGCAACATCTGCCCTTCTGTGCCATCCTATGAGAGGCGCTTCACCACAAGCAGCTACATGACTCAGAACCTTGGCATCAGTGTCCCAATCATGTCATCTTCTCCAATGTTTGCCAATGCACCCCCTGAGAAGAAAGGTGTCAAGAACTTTGCGATTGATTTCCTCATGGGAGGAGTGTCAGCTGCAGTTTCCAAGACTGCTGCAGCTCCCATTGAGCGTGTTAAGCTGCTTATCCAGAACCAGGATGAGATGATCAAGGCTGGCAGGCTCTCTGAGCCATACAAGGGTATTGGTGACTGCTTTGGGCGCACCATCAAGGATGAAGGCTTTGGCTCATTGTGGAGAGGAAACACTGCTAACGTCATCCGTTACTTCCCAACTCAG GCTTTGAACTTTGCTTTCAAGGATTACTTCAAGAGGATGTTCAACTTTAAGAAGGACAAGGATGGTTACTGGAAGTGGTTTGGTGGCAACCTTGCTTCTGGTGGTGCCGCTGGTGCTTCCTCGCTGTTCTTTGTGTACTCCCTTGACTATGCTAGGACAAGGCTGGCCAATGACGCAAAGGCATCCAAGGGTGGAGGTGAAAGGCAATTCAATGGCCTGGTTGATGTCTACCGCAAGACTCTCAAGTCAGATGGTATTGCTGGGCTTTACCGTGGATTCAACATCTCCTGTGTTGGAATCATTGTCTACCGTGGTCTGTACTTTGGACTCTATGATTCTCTGAAGCCAGTTCTCCTCACTGGCACTCTCCAG GACAACTTCTTTGCCAGCTTTGCTCTTGGTTGGTTGATCACCAATGGTGCAGGTCTTGCatcttaccccattgacactgtccgCAGAAGGATGATGATGACCTCCGGAGAGGCCGTCAAGTACAAGAGCTCCTTGGATGCTTTCCAGCAGATCCTGAAGAAGGAGGGTGCCAAGTCCCTCTTCAAGGGGGCTGGTGCCAACATCCTCCGTGCCATTGCTGGTGCTGGTGTGCTCTCCGGCTATGATCAGCTCCAGATCCTCTTCTTCGGCAAGAAGTACGGCTCAGGCGGTGCCTAG